The following coding sequences are from one Saprospiraceae bacterium window:
- a CDS encoding FtsW/RodA/SpoVE family cell cycle protein, with protein sequence MTSLPGIQQLKESFKADRVLWTIILLLSAFSLLAVFSASNSITRFKTDTTLYFMMKHVPFIVLGITTTWATSKIHYNEFNRLAPYLLILAIVLLVITLFFGVNINQAKRWLYVPFTDITFQVSDYAKIALVAYLARSISVKQDYIKDFKSAFVPLLLPVIIVCGLIAPSNFSTAALLFGTCFLMLYVGRVSITSLVGLVGLGIALFGVLYLVDTLIPGAVRMGIWINRVEEYLSADGGGYQVQQAKIAIAQGGLFGVGPGLSMLRNFIPYSYADFIYAIICEEGGLILGGIVIILLYVALLFQCTRIVTMMPKTFGAMLAIGIGLNIVVQAFANIAVSLELVPVTGQTLPMVSMGGSSLLFTCISFGMILSVSKHINELKLEPDSEESMDESNEQ encoded by the coding sequence ATGACCAGTTTACCCGGAATTCAACAGCTTAAGGAGAGTTTTAAAGCAGATCGTGTTCTTTGGACGATTATATTATTATTGAGTGCTTTTTCATTATTAGCAGTATTTAGTGCGTCAAATAGCATTACTAGATTTAAGACTGACACAACTCTGTATTTTATGATGAAGCACGTACCTTTTATTGTATTGGGTATAACCACAACCTGGGCAACCAGTAAAATACATTATAATGAATTCAATCGCTTGGCTCCTTATTTATTAATACTAGCCATTGTTTTATTGGTCATCACTTTATTTTTTGGAGTGAATATCAACCAGGCGAAAAGATGGTTGTATGTTCCTTTTACTGATATAACATTTCAAGTTTCTGACTATGCAAAAATTGCATTAGTAGCATATTTAGCACGATCGATCTCTGTCAAACAAGATTATATTAAAGATTTTAAATCTGCTTTTGTCCCTTTGTTATTGCCTGTAATCATTGTATGCGGACTGATAGCGCCTTCCAACTTTAGTACAGCCGCATTACTTTTTGGTACCTGTTTTCTCATGTTGTATGTCGGAAGAGTTTCTATAACTTCTTTAGTTGGATTGGTCGGCCTTGGAATCGCATTATTTGGGGTCTTATATCTTGTGGATACATTAATTCCAGGAGCAGTGCGAATGGGAATCTGGATCAATCGTGTCGAGGAATATCTAAGCGCAGACGGAGGCGGATATCAAGTGCAACAAGCTAAAATAGCTATCGCTCAGGGTGGATTATTTGGTGTAGGACCTGGATTAAGTATGCTACGCAATTTTATACCTTACTCTTATGCTGATTTTATTTATGCGATTATATGTGAGGAAGGTGGTTTAATATTAGGTGGTATTGTAATTATTTTATTATACGTTGCTCTACTTTTTCAATGTACAAGGATTGTAACCATGATGCCAAAAACATTCGGAGCAATGTTGGCAATAGGAATTGGTCTGAATATAGTTGTCCAGGCATTTGCAAATATTGCTGTATCCCTCGAATTGGTGCCTGTGACAGGTCAGACTCTTCCAATGGTGAGTATGGGTGGGTCATCGCTATTGTTTACATGCATTTCATTTGGTATGATACTCAGCGTGAGTAAGCATATTAACGAATTGAAACTCGAACCGGATTCAGAAGAAAGCATGGATGAATCGAACGAGCAATGA
- the murG gene encoding undecaprenyldiphospho-muramoylpentapeptide beta-N-acetylglucosaminyltransferase, whose protein sequence is MMKFIISGGGTGGHVFPAIAIADAIKEKLPNAEIRFVGAIGKLEMQKVPEAGYRIIGLDITGFQRKFSLQNIKLLGKLIKSLWVASGILSEVKPDAVIGVGGYASGAVLQVAGWKGIPIFIQEQNSYPGWTNKFVARYAKKIFVASEGMEKFFSPDKIVMTGNPVRSTLCERQRIEDDYKKFGLDPLKKTICVFGGSLGARTLNRWMEHQEPNLRMMSEIQILWQVGKIYEEEYNCKSISKLANVKMLAFIQDMESAYTIADLVICRAGALTLAELFVMAKPSILVPSPNVAEDHQRKNAEYVVSKKAAWMVLDQNVDTELFPLMESLLGQTAQLNLVKQACRNLAKPDASKNIVSEILKVLNKAQ, encoded by the coding sequence ATGATGAAATTCATAATTAGTGGTGGCGGAACGGGAGGACATGTTTTTCCTGCAATAGCGATAGCTGATGCAATTAAGGAGAAACTACCGAACGCTGAAATCAGGTTTGTTGGCGCCATCGGAAAATTGGAAATGCAAAAAGTTCCGGAAGCGGGTTACCGGATAATTGGTTTAGATATTACTGGATTTCAAAGGAAGTTCAGTTTGCAAAATATAAAATTGCTTGGGAAGCTGATCAAAAGTTTGTGGGTGGCTTCTGGTATCTTAAGTGAAGTGAAACCAGATGCAGTGATTGGAGTAGGAGGATATGCCAGTGGAGCGGTGCTTCAGGTGGCAGGTTGGAAGGGGATTCCAATTTTTATTCAGGAACAAAATTCCTATCCTGGATGGACAAATAAATTTGTGGCTCGATATGCAAAGAAAATATTTGTTGCATCAGAGGGAATGGAGAAATTTTTCTCGCCTGATAAAATCGTGATGACAGGAAATCCGGTTAGGTCCACACTTTGTGAGAGACAGCGTATTGAGGATGATTATAAAAAGTTTGGATTGGATCCACTCAAGAAAACTATTTGTGTTTTCGGTGGAAGTCTTGGGGCAAGAACGTTAAATCGATGGATGGAGCATCAAGAGCCAAATTTGCGAATGATGTCTGAAATACAAATATTATGGCAGGTAGGTAAAATATATGAGGAAGAGTATAATTGTAAAAGTATAAGCAAATTAGCCAATGTAAAAATGCTTGCTTTTATTCAAGATATGGAGTCTGCTTATACAATCGCTGACTTAGTAATATGCCGGGCAGGAGCATTGACATTAGCTGAATTATTTGTTATGGCAAAGCCTTCCATACTCGTACCTTCTCCTAATGTGGCAGAAGATCATCAAAGAAAAAATGCAGAATATGTAGTCAGCAAAAAGGCAGCATGGATGGTTTTGGATCAAAATGTTGATACTGAACTGTTCCCATTGATGGAAAGCCTGCTCGGTCAAACTGCGCAACTCAACTTGGTAAAGCAAGCTTGCAGGAATTTGGCTAAACCTGACGCTTCGAAAAATATTGTAAGTGAAATATTAAAAGTATTGAATAAAGCTCAATAA
- a CDS encoding UDP-N-acetylmuramate--L-alanine ligase codes for MVNNKHIFFLGIGGIGMSALARYFKSCGEEISGYDKTETELTRNLVNEGIHIIYRDDVSALTDGIDMVIYTPAIPQSLSLYLDLKSRPIPFLKRSEVLGSLSRNQKNIAIAGTHGKTTTSLLVAHILYDTGVPLTALLGGIASNYNNNFLQTGEDWFVLEADEYDRSFLHLTPDIAAIGSLDADHLDIYGDRTSMVRSYLQFASQVKEEGVLLLSDTIAVEDIISAKQSVSSNVRVEIFGLNNFENSCVVVEHSEGKVRFHYTENSQVVIPNLQMRLPGEHNIRNAIAAIRISRILKIAPEKISKALANFSGIYRRFEILLRSSNAVLIDDYAHHPEELKSAIHTCKLAYKGRKVTGIFQPHLYSRTKDFLNEFAEVLDGLDQIILVELYPARELPIEGISSQSIYDKLKNKKKYLTTKKELLELLKTLETDVVLMMGAGDLDVMREQIKKAIEEKQ; via the coding sequence ATGGTCAATAATAAACATATCTTTTTCCTTGGCATCGGTGGGATAGGTATGAGTGCATTGGCCAGATATTTCAAAAGCTGTGGTGAGGAGATTTCAGGATATGATAAAACAGAAACTGAATTGACGCGTAATTTGGTGAACGAGGGAATTCATATAATTTACCGAGATGACGTGAGTGCATTGACTGATGGGATAGACATGGTGATTTATACTCCTGCTATTCCGCAATCACTGTCGCTATATTTAGATTTGAAGTCCAGACCAATTCCATTTTTGAAAAGATCGGAAGTGCTAGGGTCCTTGTCTCGTAACCAAAAAAATATAGCCATTGCAGGAACACATGGAAAAACAACAACGAGTCTGTTAGTGGCGCACATTTTATATGATACGGGAGTACCGTTGACTGCTTTGTTGGGAGGCATTGCTTCCAACTACAATAACAATTTTCTGCAGACAGGAGAAGATTGGTTTGTTTTAGAAGCTGATGAATACGATCGTTCTTTTTTGCATTTAACTCCTGATATTGCAGCAATAGGTTCGCTTGATGCAGATCATCTCGATATATATGGTGATCGCACCAGTATGGTACGGTCTTATTTACAGTTCGCAAGCCAAGTAAAAGAGGAAGGCGTACTTCTATTATCTGATACCATTGCTGTTGAAGATATAATTAGCGCGAAGCAATCCGTTTCATCAAATGTAAGGGTCGAAATATTTGGCTTGAATAATTTTGAAAATTCATGCGTTGTTGTGGAACACTCTGAGGGAAAAGTGCGTTTCCATTATACCGAAAACAGTCAGGTCGTCATTCCCAACTTACAGATGCGACTACCTGGAGAACACAATATCAGGAATGCGATCGCAGCTATTCGTATTTCAAGAATATTGAAGATTGCACCTGAAAAAATCTCAAAAGCTTTAGCAAATTTTAGTGGAATTTATAGGAGATTCGAGATTTTGCTCAGAAGTTCAAATGCAGTTTTAATCGATGATTATGCTCACCATCCCGAGGAACTGAAGTCAGCAATACATACCTGCAAGTTGGCTTATAAAGGCAGAAAAGTGACAGGTATATTTCAGCCTCATCTGTATAGCAGAACAAAGGATTTTTTGAACGAGTTTGCAGAAGTTTTGGATGGATTGGATCAGATAATATTGGTAGAATTATATCCGGCCAGAGAATTGCCGATTGAAGGAATCAGTTCTCAAAGCATTTACGATAAATTGAAAAACAAGAAAAAGTATTTGACTACAAAAAAAGAATTATTGGAATTACTGAAGACATTGGAAACTGATGTAGTATTGATGATGGGTGCAGGTGATCTTGATGTGATGCGTGAACAGATTAAAAAAGCAATAGAAGAAAAGCAATGA
- the ftsA gene encoding cell division protein FtsA: MQSPAIQQADIVVALDIGTTKVSAVVGRKNILGNIEVIGYGKVISDGVIRGVVSNIDKTAKAVADAIDQAEKTSRQEIQTVYVGIAGQHIRSIMHQGVLYRSEPQKEITREDVDKLIQDMYKIALPPGDQILHVIPQEFMVDEEEGVTDPIGMTGSRLQSNFHIITGNISAASNITKCLEKAGVTVSGMMLEPLASAQSVLSSDEKEAGVVLVDIGGGTTDVTIYHEGIIRYTSVIPLGGNIITKDIKSGCSVTLDQAEKLKVRFGSALSEEIIDNRIITIPGLMGREPKEISEKNLARIIQARVQEIFDYVMWDIHRSGFENKLVGGIVLTGGGSLLKNIDLLAEYQTGLAARIGNPAEYLSSYYSDELSSPIYATSLGLLMEGMKSVELPAPDKRNAANKVFDLEDRDIPVMEEVRELVYADEKNEEGWFNRMVNNGYKSVRKFFEANPDSEF; this comes from the coding sequence ATGCAATCACCGGCAATACAACAAGCTGACATTGTGGTAGCTTTAGACATAGGTACTACAAAAGTTTCTGCTGTGGTTGGAAGGAAGAATATTCTTGGTAATATTGAAGTCATCGGTTATGGCAAAGTTATTTCAGACGGGGTCATACGTGGCGTTGTCTCCAATATCGATAAGACGGCAAAAGCGGTGGCAGACGCAATTGATCAGGCAGAAAAAACGAGTCGTCAGGAAATTCAAACTGTTTATGTCGGAATCGCCGGGCAGCATATCCGCAGTATCATGCACCAGGGTGTTTTATATCGAAGCGAGCCCCAGAAGGAAATTACAAGGGAAGATGTCGATAAGTTGATTCAGGATATGTACAAAATAGCATTACCACCTGGAGATCAGATACTACACGTCATTCCTCAGGAATTCATGGTGGATGAAGAAGAAGGTGTGACAGATCCTATAGGCATGACAGGGTCCAGATTGCAATCCAATTTTCATATTATCACAGGAAATATTTCAGCAGCATCCAATATCACAAAATGTCTGGAGAAAGCCGGAGTAACCGTTTCGGGAATGATGTTAGAGCCTCTGGCATCTGCACAATCCGTTTTGTCAAGTGATGAAAAAGAAGCAGGAGTGGTATTGGTTGATATAGGTGGAGGTACTACAGATGTGACTATTTATCATGAAGGTATTATCAGGTACACATCTGTGATTCCTTTAGGAGGTAATATTATCACTAAGGATATTAAGTCGGGATGTTCTGTCACACTGGATCAAGCAGAAAAACTTAAAGTGAGATTTGGCTCAGCACTGAGCGAAGAAATCATTGACAATCGAATCATCACCATTCCGGGCTTGATGGGGAGAGAGCCTAAAGAAATTTCAGAAAAAAATCTTGCCAGGATCATTCAGGCACGAGTACAAGAGATATTTGACTATGTGATGTGGGATATTCACAGATCAGGTTTTGAAAATAAGTTGGTAGGAGGTATAGTGTTGACAGGAGGAGGTTCATTATTGAAGAATATTGATCTGTTGGCAGAATACCAGACGGGTCTAGCTGCTCGTATTGGCAACCCAGCCGAATATTTGAGCTCCTATTATTCAGATGAGCTTTCATCTCCAATTTATGCTACGAGTCTTGGTTTACTTATGGAAGGGATGAAAAGTGTAGAGTTGCCTGCACCAGACAAGAGGAATGCGGCAAATAAAGTGTTTGACCTTGAAGATCGGGATATTCCGGTGATGGAAGAAGTAAGGGAGTTGGTCTATGCTGATGAAAAAAATGAAGAAGGTTGGTTCAATCGAATGGTTAACAACGGATACAAATCCGTGAGGAAGTTCTTTGAGGCAAATCCGGATTCAGAGTTCTAA
- the ftsZ gene encoding cell division protein FtsZ has translation MSQSSIIKVIGVGGGGTNAVTHMFSMGIRAVDFAVCNTDHQSLDISSVPNKIQLGPLLTVGRGAGNNPEVGKQSCIESIEDLRRFLEPDTKMLFVTAGMGGGTGTGAAPIIAKLAQELEILTVGIVTLPFQFEGPRRARLASEGIEALKENVDALIVISNNKLREMYGNLAMSSAFNYADNILTTAAKGIAEIITVPGYINVDFEDVNFVMKNSGVAIMGSAQAAGEGRARQVIELALNSPLLEDNDIRGAKHILLNITTGRNPEITMDEVGEITEYIQQEAGSNTDIIWGSCVDDDLGDAISVTLIATGFGQGYKSRNDQKESRVVIDLDDDDLQSSEPINSPSSSVVELDSEFISKSTRQTEVNGQAVTAREERKPIDASLFETRNFQTRRPLSDGKNLIESENTPAFERKNIRLDQINPSSENAMSRMRIYMDEDNKPELKEGNSFLHDNVD, from the coding sequence ATGAGTCAATCCTCCATAATAAAAGTGATAGGGGTCGGTGGTGGCGGGACCAACGCTGTTACCCACATGTTTAGCATGGGAATTCGTGCAGTGGATTTTGCTGTCTGTAATACAGATCATCAAAGTCTCGACATTAGTTCAGTGCCCAATAAAATTCAACTGGGACCACTTCTAACAGTTGGACGTGGAGCAGGGAATAACCCTGAAGTAGGAAAGCAATCCTGCATAGAATCCATAGAAGATTTGAGAAGATTTTTGGAACCTGATACAAAGATGCTTTTTGTGACAGCAGGTATGGGTGGCGGTACAGGAACAGGTGCAGCTCCAATAATTGCAAAGTTGGCACAAGAGCTGGAAATTTTGACGGTTGGCATTGTCACGCTTCCATTTCAGTTTGAAGGTCCAAGGCGCGCACGCCTGGCATCTGAAGGGATAGAGGCTTTAAAAGAAAATGTCGATGCATTGATTGTGATTTCCAACAATAAGTTGAGGGAAATGTATGGCAATCTTGCCATGTCAAGTGCATTTAATTATGCGGACAATATATTAACTACCGCAGCAAAAGGTATAGCGGAAATCATAACAGTACCTGGGTATATCAATGTTGATTTCGAAGACGTGAATTTCGTGATGAAGAACAGCGGAGTAGCTATCATGGGCTCAGCTCAGGCTGCGGGGGAAGGAAGAGCTCGTCAAGTCATAGAACTGGCTTTAAATTCACCATTGCTCGAAGACAATGATATTCGGGGTGCTAAACACATTTTACTAAACATAACCACAGGACGAAATCCAGAAATCACAATGGATGAAGTCGGTGAAATAACAGAATATATACAGCAAGAGGCCGGATCCAATACCGATATTATCTGGGGAAGTTGCGTCGATGATGACCTTGGCGATGCGATTAGTGTTACACTGATTGCAACTGGTTTTGGCCAGGGTTATAAAAGCAGAAATGACCAGAAGGAAAGCAGAGTAGTGATTGATCTCGACGATGATGATCTTCAATCCTCTGAACCCATTAACTCTCCTTCGTCATCTGTAGTTGAATTGGATTCTGAATTTATTTCAAAATCCACTCGGCAAACAGAAGTTAACGGTCAAGCTGTAACTGCTAGGGAAGAAAGAAAACCCATCGACGCAAGCCTGTTTGAAACTAGAAATTTTCAAACAAGACGACCTTTATCAGATGGAAAAAATTTAATCGAATCCGAAAATACTCCTGCGTTTGAACGAAAGAATATCAGGTTGGATCAGATAAATCCTTCGTCAGAAAACGCAATGTCTAGGATGAGAATTTACATGGATGAGGACAACAAGCCTGAATTGAAGGAAGGAAATTCCTTTCTTCACGACAATGTTGACTAA
- a CDS encoding 3-deoxy-D-manno-octulosonic acid transferase, translated as MSLVLYRLGIWTYFHLIKALSPVLPAAKKWTEGRKNLDNELASVEAKREGSKTIWIHCSSLGEFEQGRPVIERIKSEHPDEKICLSFFSPSGYEIRRNYELADFVVYFPSDIPSEINYFLNKIEPKLTLFVKYDFWWNTLAELQNRKIPTYFFSCIIRDKHWITKWYSGFARNILKGVTAIFTQDKESCERLKKIGLTRAQFAGDTRIDRVLEIASKPIKRPEIEKFCGDDHIIICGSTWPQDHRIIFQSIDWSISKGWKWIIAPHQMSEKEFLILEEKFQNHIIRYSALEKQSHVSPQVKVLLVDRIGMLNTLYYYADAVYIGGGFGKGIHNTLEPLSFLKPLAFGPKYENFSEAVRAVNKKYAKVIHNAADMLAFMEEQKVIENSNQEETRRIIEGDLLRYSGATEIVYKAIKSHFS; from the coding sequence ATGTCCTTAGTTTTGTATCGGTTGGGAATCTGGACATATTTTCATTTGATCAAAGCCCTGTCCCCTGTATTACCCGCTGCAAAAAAATGGACCGAAGGCAGAAAGAATCTCGACAATGAATTGGCCAGCGTAGAAGCAAAACGTGAAGGATCCAAAACAATATGGATACACTGTTCCTCTCTAGGGGAATTCGAACAAGGACGTCCGGTCATTGAACGTATCAAATCTGAACATCCTGATGAAAAAATTTGTCTCAGCTTCTTTTCACCTTCAGGCTATGAAATAAGAAGAAATTATGAATTGGCAGATTTCGTAGTTTACTTTCCTTCAGATATACCGTCTGAAATTAACTATTTCCTCAATAAAATTGAACCGAAGCTTACTCTATTTGTAAAATATGATTTCTGGTGGAACACATTAGCTGAGTTACAAAATCGAAAAATACCAACATATTTTTTTTCATGCATAATCCGTGACAAGCATTGGATTACAAAATGGTATTCAGGATTTGCTAGAAATATTTTAAAAGGTGTAACTGCAATATTTACTCAGGATAAAGAGTCCTGTGAAAGACTGAAAAAAATTGGTTTAACCCGAGCACAATTTGCCGGAGATACAAGAATAGACAGAGTATTGGAGATAGCTTCAAAGCCCATCAAAAGACCGGAAATTGAAAAATTCTGCGGTGACGATCATATTATAATTTGTGGAAGTACCTGGCCACAAGACCATAGGATTATATTTCAGAGCATCGATTGGTCTATCAGTAAGGGATGGAAATGGATTATCGCACCGCATCAAATGTCAGAAAAAGAGTTTTTGATCCTGGAAGAAAAATTTCAGAACCATATCATCAGATATTCTGCTTTGGAAAAGCAATCTCATGTTTCGCCACAGGTCAAAGTGCTTTTGGTTGATAGAATAGGAATGCTGAATACTTTGTACTATTATGCTGATGCCGTATATATCGGAGGAGGATTTGGTAAAGGTATCCATAACACATTGGAACCTCTGAGCTTCCTTAAACCACTTGCATTTGGCCCTAAATACGAAAATTTTTCTGAAGCAGTCAGAGCAGTGAATAAAAAATATGCAAAAGTGATACACAACGCTGCAGATATGTTAGCTTTCATGGAAGAACAAAAGGTTATTGAAAATTCGAACCAAGAAGAAACAAGAAGAATTATTGAAGGCGATTTACTTCGGTATTCAGGGGCTACAGAAATTGTTTATAAGGCAATCAAATCACATTTTTCATGA
- a CDS encoding SDR family oxidoreductase, which produces MKSQSVLITGAAGFIGSHLCERFLSEGFSVHAMDNLLTGSLANIEHLFHDKQFTFYHHDVSKFVHVPGKLDYILHFASPASPIDYLKMPIQTLKVGSLGTHNLLGLAKEKKARFMIASTSEVYGDPLEHPQSESYWGNVNPIGPRGVYDEAKRFQEAITMAYNRYHGLETRIVRIFNTYGPRMRREDGRVLPAFFSQAIRGEELTIFGDGSQTRAFCYVDDLVEGIYRLLFSDYSLPVNLGNPQEISVYEFAKEIIELVGNPNARIGFRPLPVDDPKQRKPDITLAKKMLHWEPKFDRSEGLTLTYEYFKKIVPID; this is translated from the coding sequence ATGAAAAGCCAATCTGTACTGATTACCGGAGCTGCCGGCTTTATCGGCTCTCATCTCTGTGAGCGTTTTCTGTCTGAAGGCTTTAGTGTTCATGCGATGGACAATCTTCTGACAGGCAGCTTAGCTAATATCGAGCATCTTTTTCACGACAAACAGTTTACTTTTTATCACCACGATGTGAGTAAGTTCGTTCACGTTCCTGGAAAGCTGGATTATATTTTGCATTTTGCTTCTCCGGCGTCGCCGATTGACTATCTCAAAATGCCCATCCAAACGCTGAAGGTTGGGTCACTTGGCACCCACAATCTTCTTGGACTTGCTAAAGAGAAAAAAGCAAGGTTCATGATCGCATCCACTTCTGAAGTTTATGGTGACCCGTTGGAGCATCCGCAGTCAGAGTCTTACTGGGGAAATGTAAATCCCATAGGCCCAAGAGGCGTTTATGATGAAGCAAAAAGATTTCAGGAAGCCATTACCATGGCTTATAATCGCTATCATGGATTGGAAACTCGCATTGTGAGGATATTTAATACATATGGGCCAAGGATGAGACGAGAGGATGGACGGGTTTTGCCGGCATTTTTTTCCCAAGCTATCCGAGGTGAAGAATTGACAATTTTTGGGGACGGAAGTCAGACCCGGGCATTTTGTTATGTGGATGATCTGGTGGAAGGGATTTATAGATTGTTATTTTCTGATTACTCCTTACCGGTGAATCTGGGAAATCCTCAGGAAATTTCTGTTTATGAATTTGCTAAAGAAATTATAGAGTTGGTAGGAAATCCAAATGCCAGAATAGGATTCAGGCCCTTGCCGGTTGATGACCCCAAACAAAGAAAGCCTGATATTACCTTGGCTAAAAAAATGTTACACTGGGAGCCTAAGTTTGACAGATCAGAAGGATTGACATTGACATATGAATATTTTAAAAAAATAGTTCCAATAGATTGA
- the rfbB gene encoding dTDP-glucose 4,6-dehydratase, with protein sequence MKTYNKHILITGGAGFIGSHVVRKFVKNYPNYFIVNGDALTYAGNLKNLEDIENLENYAFEKLDITSLENVREIIAKHKISDIVHLAAESHVDRSISNPTAFVQTNVLGTTNLLVAAKENWNSDDHVFYHVSTDEVYGSLGDAGWFTETTSYDPRSPYSASKAASDHIVRSFFHTYHFPIKISNCSNNYGPYQFPEKLIPLMIHNILHNKNLPVYGLGLNVRDWLWVGDHVTAIDLIFHKGVLGQTYNIGGNSELKNIEVVHLLCDIMDKKLERKSGESSSLITYVSDRPGHDLRYAIDASKIKKDLNWAPKVKFPSGLEQTVDWYLSHESWLKEVTSGQYKSYYEQHYLKRNDSLLQS encoded by the coding sequence TTGAAAACATACAATAAGCATATTCTCATCACAGGTGGTGCAGGTTTTATCGGGAGCCATGTAGTCAGGAAATTTGTAAAAAATTATCCCAATTATTTTATTGTTAATGGAGATGCACTGACATATGCAGGCAATCTTAAGAATTTGGAGGATATCGAGAATTTGGAGAATTATGCATTCGAAAAATTAGATATCACCTCTTTGGAAAATGTTCGAGAAATTATAGCAAAACATAAGATTTCCGACATCGTTCATTTGGCTGCAGAATCACACGTTGACAGATCAATCTCAAATCCAACAGCTTTTGTTCAGACCAATGTATTGGGTACAACAAATCTCCTCGTTGCTGCAAAGGAAAATTGGAATAGCGATGATCATGTATTTTATCATGTTAGCACAGATGAAGTTTATGGCAGCTTGGGAGATGCAGGGTGGTTTACAGAAACTACTTCCTATGACCCTCGAAGTCCATATTCAGCTTCCAAAGCAGCCTCTGATCATATCGTCAGATCATTTTTTCATACTTATCATTTTCCGATAAAAATATCCAATTGCTCAAATAATTATGGTCCTTATCAATTTCCTGAGAAGCTGATACCATTGATGATTCATAACATACTGCACAATAAAAATCTTCCGGTTTATGGACTTGGATTGAATGTGAGAGATTGGTTATGGGTAGGAGATCATGTAACTGCAATTGATTTGATTTTTCATAAAGGAGTTTTGGGCCAAACTTACAATATAGGTGGAAATTCAGAATTGAAGAATATCGAAGTCGTGCATTTGCTTTGCGATATTATGGACAAAAAACTTGAACGAAAATCTGGTGAGAGTTCAAGTTTGATTACTTATGTCAGTGATAGGCCTGGACATGATCTCAGGTATGCTATTGATGCATCCAAAATAAAAAAAGATTTGAATTGGGCACCGAAAGTTAAATTCCCATCTGGACTTGAACAAACTGTAGATTGGTATTTGTCACATGAATCTTGGTTGAAAGAGGTGACTTCCGGTCAATATAAATCGTATTATGAACAACATTATTTGAAAAGGAATGATTCGTTACTTCAATCTTAG